In one Colletotrichum destructivum chromosome 2, complete sequence genomic region, the following are encoded:
- a CDS encoding Putative metal-dependent hydrolase, composite domain superfamily, guanine deaminase, with product MAAFQGALIHSLGPNQVEILENAGLVIGEDGLVSEFHRDISAEELSKKLPNNVRLQKVEKGQFLSPGFIDTHNHAPQWAMRSLGQGLHILDWLEQVTFPHEARFSDPVYAAKVYESCVRGFLKQGITTASYYGSKHAEATQILADTCKRLRQRAFVGKCNMDRNAPSYLHDDSAESSLRETVECVKHIRRIDPTGKLVRPVLTPRFAICCTPDLLAGLGKMADEDPELAIQTHFNEAEQEINATRELFPEFSSEADLYHHYGLLTKRSILAHCTFMTDYEMDRIREYECGVAHCPISNMTVGGGFMAASIRQFLDRGIKVGLGTDSGGGFSSSMLDSIRQAVIASNAREVMSGGKDKALSLDEVFYLSTLGGASVCCLEDKIGNFAVGKEFDAIWVTCPLDETFGVMTVREETDNVRTLFEKFLMTGDDRNIARVYVQGKLVKDTLTA from the coding sequence GCAGCTTTCCAAGGCGCTCTCATTCACTCGCTTGGTCCTAATCAAGTCGAAATCTTGGAGAATGCGGGCCTTGTCATTGGAGAGGACGGACTCGTCTCCGAATTCCATCGCGACATCTCCGCCGAAGAGCTATCGAAGAAGCTGCCAAACAACGTTCGCCTTCAAAAGGTCGAAAAGGGACAGTTCTTATCGCCGGGGTTTATCGACACGCATAACCACGCTCCCCAGTGGGCTATGCGTTCCCTTGGCCAGGGCCTTCACATCCTCGACTGGCTTGAACAAGTCACATTCCCGCACGAGGCACGATTCTCGGATCCCGTGTATGCTGCCAAGGTCTACGAAAGCTGCGTCAGAGGGTTCCTCAAGCAGGGCATCACGACTGCCTCTTATTATGGATCGAAACACGCCGAAGCGACGCAGATCCTGGCAGATACATGCAAGAGACTGCGGCAAAGGGCTTTCGTCGGCAAGTGTAACATGGACCGCAACGCACCGAGCTATCTCCACGACGATTCCGCAGAATCATCGCTGAGAGAAACGGTCGAGTGTGTAAAGCACATCCGCCGAATCGATCCGACCGGAAAGCTTGTTCGCCCCGTCTTGACGCCACGCTTCGCTATCTGTTGCACGCCAGACTTGCTAGCGGGACTGGGCAAGATGGCAGACGAGGACCCCGAGTTGGCCATCCAGACGCACTTCAACGAGGCCGAACAGGAGATCAATGCAACGCGGGAGCTGTTCCCAGAGTTCTCGAGCGAGGCAGACCTGTATCACCACTACGGTCTCCTCACCAAGCGATCGATTCTGGCGCATTGCACGTTCATGACCGACTATGAGATGGACAGGATTCGCGAGTATGAATGTGGCGTTGCGCACTGCCCAATATCGAACATGACTGTTGGCGGAGGCTTCATGGCTGCCTCGATCCGCCAGTTTCTCGACAGAGGCATCaaggtcggcctcggcaccgacAGCGGGGGcggcttctcctcgagcATGCTCGACAGCATCCGTCAAGCCGTTATAGCCTCGAACGCCCGAGAAGTCATGTCGGGCGGAAAGGACAAGGCACTGTCTCTGGACGAAGTGTTCTACCTGTCGACCCTGGGTGGTGCCAGTGTGTGTTGTCTCGAGGATAAGATTGGCAACTTTGCTGTGGGTAAAGAATTCGATGCCATCTGGGTGACCTGCCCGCTGGATGAGACATTCGGCGTCATGACTGTGAGAGAGGAGACGGACAATGTGAGAACGCTCTTTGAGAAATTTCTGATGACTGGGGATGACCGCAACATTGCTCGCGTCTATGTGCAAGGCAAGCTCGTCAAAGATACGCTGACTGCGTAA
- a CDS encoding Putative peptidase S8 propeptide/proteinase inhibitor I9 — MPSVRQFVAFLTCVLPALSSPLSKNADKPDSVRNKYIVRVAPGTVETEFESHLSWVATVHKRSLIHQRSTGIEKKFNIGDFKAYSGEFDAETIAKIKKDGHVVAVEPDQVVKVTALTTQSAAPWGVASLSSKTPLRDGSSTSRYVYNSKAGQGTFAYVLDSGVTTAHAQFQGRGIKGYNAWPTYAFEDEFGHGTHVAGIIGAAKYGVAKKSTVVDVKIVRGLVSRL; from the exons ATGCCTTCTGTTAGACAATTCGTGGCCTTTCTGACCTGCGTACTCCCGGCGCTCTCAAGTCCTTTATCAAAGAATGCTGATAAGCCCGATTCAGTACGCAACAAGTACATCGTCCGCGTTGCTCCAGGCACCGTTGAGACGGAATTCGAAAGTCACCTGAGCTGGGTCGCCACGGTGCACAAGCGAAGTCTGATACACCAGCGCTCAACAGGTATCGAGAAAAAATTCAATATAGGCGATTTCAAGGCCTATTCGGGAGAATTCGACGCGGAGACTATTGCGAAAATCAAAAAGGACGGACAC GTTGTTGCGGTTGAGCCGGACCAGGTTGTCAAAGTCACAGCCTTGACGACGCAATCCGCTGCTCCATGGGGCGTAGCCAGTCTCTCATCAAAGACTCCCTTGAGAGATGGCAGCAGTACCAGCCGGTATGTCTACAACAGTAAAGCCGGACAGGGAACTTTCGCCTATGTCCTCGACTCTGGAGTCACCACTGCCCATGCCCAGTTTCAGGGCCGTGGGATCAAGGGCTACAACGCGTGGCCGACGTACGCCTTTGAAGACGAGTTCGGCCACGGCACCCACGTagccggcatcatcggcgcgGCCAAGTATGGTGTAGCCAAGAAGTCCActgtcgtcgacgtcaaAATCGTGCGAGGTCTTGTAAGTCGTCTGTGA
- a CDS encoding Putative peptidase S8/S53 domain, peptidase S8, subtilisin, Ser-active: MNSAIDAAFDLGVTTVVGAGNDGQDASATSPASAGKAITVGAVAWNRSRSDWSNYGPDVNIFAPGVDIPSLWKELDSADKLSSGTSMATPHVAGLVSYLQSVHSLANAAAVVKKLNELALKGVVGNTGAGSSNALAFNGAV, encoded by the coding sequence ATGAACTCGGCAATCGATGCGgccttcgacctcggcgtcacTACCGTGGTCGGCGCAGGCAACGACGGCCAGGATGCGTCCGCcacgtcgcccgcgtccgccggcaaggccatcaccgtcggcgccgttgcgTGGAACCGGTCTCGGTCCGACTGGAGCAACTACGGCCCGGACGTCAACATCTTCGCgcccggcgtcgacatcCCGTCGTTGTGGAAGGAGCTCGATTCGGCCGACAAGTTATCCTCGGGGACGTCGATGGCAACCCCCCACGTTGCCGGGCTCGTCTCGTACCTGCAGAGCGTCCACTCTCTGGCCAACGCGGCAGCCGTGGTGAAGAAGCTGAACGAGCTTGCGTTGAAGGGTGTGGTGGGAAATACTGGGGCCGGTAGCTCGAATGCTTTGGCCTTCAATGGGGCGGTTTAA
- a CDS encoding Putative alcohol dehydrogenase, zinc-type, GroES-like superfamily, NAD(P)-binding domain superfamily, with the protein MSSATMKAVNYQGPYKVKVSEVSVPKIQHPDDVIVKVTTAAICGSDLHMYEGRTAAEAGITFGHENMGIVEELGSGVTLLKKGDRVVMPFNVADGRCHNCEEGRTAFCTGVNPGFAGGAYGYVAMGPYPGGQAQYIRVPYADFNALKLPPGREFESDFILLADIFPTGWHGIELSGFRPGETVAVFGAGPVGLMAAYSAVLRGASRVYVVDRVAERLQSAERIGCTPVDFTKGDAVEQIKKLNGGEVDRSVDAVGYQAVSAGGNAEQPNIVLENMIKVTRACGGLGIPGLYVPSDPGASDDASAKGMISLSFGKLFEKGLSIGTGQCNVKAYNRYLRDLIIAGKAKPSFVVSHEINIDDAEVAYEKFDKRIDGYTKVLIHPNGGF; encoded by the exons ATGTCGTCCGCCACTATGAAAGCCGTGAACTACCAGGGCCCTTACAAGGTCAAGGTTTCCGAGGTATCGGTGCCCAAAATCCAGCATCCCGACGATGTCATCGTCAAAGTCACTACG GCTGCCATCTGTGGCTCGGATTTGCA CATGTATGAGGGAAGAACGGCCGCAGAGGCCGGTATCACGTTCG GCCACGAGAACATGGGAatcgtcgaggagctcggaAGTGGTGTCACTCTCTTGAAGAAAGGAGACCGCGTTGTCATGCCCTTCAATGTCGCCGACGGTCGCTGCCACAACTGTGAGGAGGGACGAACTGCCTTCTGCACAGGCGTCAATCCCGGCTTTGCTGGTGGTGCCTACG GTTACGTCGCCATGGGTCCCTACCCTGGAGGCCAGGCGCAATACATCAGAGTCCCTTATGCAGACTTCAACGCGCTGAAGCTGCCTCCCGGACGGGAGTTTGAGTCCGACTTCATCTTGCTCGCAG ATATTTTCCCCACCGGCTGGCATGGCATTGAACTGTCCGGCTTCAGGCCCGGTGAGACTGTAGCTgtcttcggcgccggccccgtCGGTTTGATGGCCGCATACTCGGCAGTCCTGCGTGGTGCCTCGAGAGTTTATGTGGTGGATCGCGTCGCCGAGCGACTCCAGTCCGCCGAGAGAATCGGCTGCACACCGGTCGACTTCACCAAGGGCGACGCTGTTGAGCAGATCAAGAAGCtgaacggcggcgaggtaGACCGCTCAGTCGATGCGGTCGGATATCAGGCCGTGAGCGCCGGCGGGAACGCCGAGCAACCCAACATTGTGCTGGAGAACATGATCAAGGTCACGCGAGCTTGCGGTGGCCTCGGCATCCCAGGTCTTTACGTGCCGAG TGACCCGGGTGCGTCTGATGACGCTTCGGCAAAGGGCATGATCAGCCTCAGCTTCGGCAAGCTTTTCGAGAAGGGCCTGTCCATCGGCACTGGACAATGCAACGTCAAGGCGTACAACAGATACCTGCGCGACTTGATCATTGCAGGCAAGGCCAAGCCGAGTTTCGTCGTCTCCCACGAGAtcaacatcgacgacgccgaggttgcGTATGAAAAGTTCGACAAGAGGATTGATGGCTACACAAAGGTGCTCATCCACCCCAACGGCGGGTTTTAG
- a CDS encoding Putative alpha/beta hydrolase-1 — translation MVNFRLPSLGLLAGVSLAFEFGGRDCTGVNGIHPRCRNADVIPYTRDFFYVGGRALETASGELTADKLYVEKISPVVPLRSKPVVFFHGGGCSGTTWLNTPDNRKGFASYFVEQSYVVYIVDAAGNGRSTNMDLEGFPLSAGSSSTLVEMGFSAPGAYNGYPQSQLHTQFPGTGRAGDPAFENFKNSMVPYTTNNITYENAMRAGGCRLLELIGKSYVVGHSAGGSAGILLSNDCPDLVAANINLESSTIPFFWYTYGTAGFFNNGWGLANTPLNYTPPISEASELRIVEVGNSTVARRSCYRQAEPARKLPNIASVPYLMVTGEASVHITFDHCIVDYLEQVGAKPEWIKLADHGIKGNGHFMHIEKNNGDIAKLVLNWIRQKEGSIW, via the coding sequence ATGGTCAACTTCAGACTTCCCAGCCTGGGCCTGTTGGCCGGCGTGTCGTTGGCCTTTGAGTTCGGGGGCCGCGACTGCACGGGGGTCAACGGGATTCACCCACGCTGCCGCAACGCCGATGTCATCCCTTACACCCGGGACTTCTTTtacgtcggcggccgggccCTCGAGACGGCGTCCGGCGAACTGACCGCGGATAAGCTCTACGTCGAGAAGATCAGCCCGGTTGTTCCTCTGCGGTCCAAGCCCGTGGTGTTCTTCCACGGCGGAGGATGCAGCGGCACTACGTGGCTCAACACCCCCGACAACCGCAAAGGCTTCGCCAGCTACTTTGTTGAGCAGAGCTACGTCGTCTACATCGTCGACGCTGCCGGCAACGGCCGGAGCACGAACATGGACCTCGAGGGCTTTCCCCTGTCCGCCGGGTCTTCGTCGACTCTGGTCGAGATGGGCTTTTCCGCACCGGGCGCCTACAACGGATACCCGCAGTCCCAGCTGCACACCCAGTTCCCGGGCACGGGCAGGGCGGGCGACCCGGCATTCGAGAACTTCAAGAACTCCATGGTGCCCTACACGaccaacaacatcacctACGAGAACGCCATGCGGGCGGGCGGCTGCAGGCTGCTCGAGCTCATCGGCAAGTCGTACGTAGTCGGGCACTCGGCCGGGGGCTCGGCcggcatcctcctctccaACGACTGCCCGGATCTCGTggccgccaacatcaacctCGAGTCGTCCACCATCCCGTTCTTCTGGTACACCTACGGCACGGCCGGCTTCTTCAACAACGGCTGGGGCCTCGCGAACACGCCCCTCAACTACACCCCGCCCATCtcggaggcgtcggagcTGAGgatcgtcgaggtcggcaacTCCACcgtggcgaggaggagctgctaCCGCCAGGCCGAGCCCGCACGCAAGCTGCCGAACATCGCCAGTGTGCCGTACCTTATGGTGACGGGAGAGGCGAGCGTCCACATCACGTTCGACCACTGCATCGTCGATTACCTCGAGCAAGTTGGCGCAAAGCCCGAGTGGATCAAGCTTGCGGACCACGGTATCAAGGGCAACGGCCATTTTATGCATATCGAGAAGAACAATGGCGATATCGCAAAGTTGGTACTGAACTGGATCCGCCAGAAGGAGGGTTCAATTTGGTGA
- a CDS encoding Putative tartrate dehydrogenase, isocitrate/isopropylmalate dehydrogenase → MAPQHLKIAVIPGDGIGTEVMPWGVKCLESVAQIFGISLEFEWFDFASCAYYHKHGEMMPPDWKEKLLGFDAIYFGAVGMPDEVPDDVSLWGSLLKFRREFDQYINLRPCRLMPGVTSPLANRKPGDIDFWIVRENTEGEYSSIGGKMFEGTDRETVIQETVMTRVGVDRVLRYAFDLARSRPRKRLTSATKSNGISITMPYWDSRVAEMAKSYQDVKLDKYHIDILTAHFVQRPDIFDVVVGSNLFGDILSDLGPACTGTIGIAPSANLNPDGKFPSLFEPVHGSAPDIVGKGIANPVGMIWAGQMLLQHFGFTDAADLLLKAIENVLARSEASVLTPDMRGSGSTEGFGKAIVSEIAALGEKK, encoded by the coding sequence ATGGCTCCTCAACACCTCAAGATCGCAGTCAtccccggcgacggcatAGGGACCGAGGTCATGCCGTGGGGCGTCAAGTGTCTCGAATCTGTCGCCCAGATCTTTGGCATCTCATTGGAGTTTGAGTGGTTCGACTTCGCCAGCTGCGCCTACTACCACAAGCATGGCGAGATGATGCCGCCCGACTGGAAGGAGAAGCTCCTCGGGTTCGACGCCATCTacttcggcgccgtcggcatgcCGGACGAGGTGCCGGACGACGTCTCGCTCTGGGGCAGCCTGCTCAAGTTCCGCCGAGAGTTCGACCAGTACATCAACCTGCGCCCGTGCCGGCTGATGCCCGGCGTGACGTCGCCGCTGGCCAACCGAAAGCCGGGAGACATCGACTTCTGGATCGTCCGCGAGAACACTGAGGGCGAGTACagcagcatcggcggcaagATGTTCGAGGGCACCGACCGCGAGACCGTCATCCAGGAGACCGTCATGACCAGGGTCGGCGTTGACCGGGTGCTCCGCTACGccttcgacctcgcccggAGCCGGCCTCGCAAGCGGCTGACGAGCGCGACCAAGAGCAACGGCATTAGCATCACGATGCCCTACTGGGACTCGCGCGTCGCGGAGATGGCCAAGAGCTACCAGGACGTCAAGCTGGACAAGTACCACATCGACATCTTGACGGCACACTTCGTCCAGCGTCCCGACATCtttgacgtcgtcgtcggcagcaACCTCTTCGGAGACATTCTCTCGGATCTGGGCCCGGCTTGCACCGGGACCATCGGCATCGCGCCGTCGGCCAACCTCAACCCGGACGGCAAGTTCCCCAGCCTGTTCGAGCCGGTTCACGGCAGCGCGCCCGACATTGTCGGCAAGGGCATCGCCAACCCCGTCGGCATGATCTGGGCCGGGCAGATGCTGCTCCAGCACTTTGGTTTCACGGATGCCGCGGATCTCCtgctcaaggccatcgagaacGTCCTTGCGCGGTCCGAGGCGAGCGTCTTGACGCCGGACATGAGAGGCTCGGGCAGCACGGAGGGGTTTGGCAAAGCGATTGTGTCGGAAATTGCCGCTTTGGGAGAGAAGAAGTGA
- a CDS encoding Putative lactate/malate dehydrogenase, lactate dehydrogenase/glycoside hydrolase, family 4: protein MVKVAVLGASGQIGQPLSLLLKSSLLVSELRLYDVIHAIGVATDLNHVDTPSPVRGYLPENDGLQKALSGAEVVLISAGIARKPGMTRDDLFKTNAGIIADLAAGVAKFCPKALVGIITNPVNSTVPIAAEVLKEHGVFDPKRLFGVTTLDVVRGSKFVADVLGTISPQDLKVPVVGGHSGATILPLISQAQPPVQLSQEQIEAITTRVQFGGDEIVKAKAGAGSATTCMAYAGFRFAQAIIKASQGQENIVEPAYVYLPGVQGGDAVARDLGVDYFAVPITFGVDGAEAAHPIGSMSEYETKLLKTAVEELGTNIKKGEDFVRSRA from the exons ATGGTCAAGGTTGCTGTACTGGGTGCCTCTGGGCAAATTGGACAGCCTCTCAGTTTACTCCTTAAATCG AGTCTCCTCGTGTCAGAGCTGCGACTCTACGATGTCATTCACGCCATCGGTGTGGCAACCGACTTGAACCACGTCGACACCCCTTCGCCGGTCAGGGGATACCTCCCCGAGAATGATGGTCTCCAAAAGGCTCTTAGTGGCGCCGAGGTTGTTTTGATATCGGCCGGCATTGCTCGCAAGCCGGGCATGACTCGAGACG ATTTGTTCAAAACAaacgccggcatcatcgcaGACTTGGCTGCTGGTGTCGCAAAGTTCTGTCCCAAGGCCCTGgtcggcatcatcaccaaCCCCGTCAACAGTACCGTGCCGATCGCGGCCGAGGTCCTCAAGGAGCACGGCGTCTTCGACCCCAAGCGCCTCTTCGGTGTCACGACGCTGGACGTCGTGCGGGGCTCCAAgttcgtcgccgacgtcctgGGAACCATTAGCCCGCAGGATCTCAAGGTTCCCGTGGTTGGCGGCCACTCGGGAGCGACGATTCTCCCGTTGATCAGCCAAGCTCAGCCCCCAGTTCAGCTCAGCCAGGAGCAGATCGAAGCCATCACAACGA GAGTGCAGTTCGGCGGAGACGAgatcgtcaaggccaaggccggcgcTGGGTCTGCCACCACCTGCATGGCCTACGCTGGATTCCG ATTTGCTCAAGCCATTATCAAAGCCTCTCAGGGCCAGGAAAACATCGTTGAGCCCGCGTACGTCTATCTGCCTGGCGTTCAAGGAggagacgccgtcgcccgtgACCTTGGGGTGGACTACTTTGCTGTTCCCATCACTTTCGGGGTAGACGGTGCTGAGGCTGCCCACCCCATCGGGTCCATGTCCGAATATGAGACCAAGCTTCTCAAGACAGCCGTGGAAGAGCTCGGGACGAacatcaagaagggcgaggactTTGTTCGGTCGAGAGCATAA
- a CDS encoding uncharacterized protein (Putative transcription factor domain, fungi): MAPEIGSLRALANGESQFVGSSSGVYFINTVKRAFATPDATAADANQHATAADANQHATGAEPSDDPSPEDCIVGGGEDADITAPGSRPEHEETTRTSAQSDDHVSSPFSSTGRDFMDGMNNLPDYSVARELVLAYFRIWHPLVPFLQGPECLAELESLYRLNSHPGSHRSSSVSLLVTFRCIFNIARLEKDGPVDMGSTAIRSPSDLLPVLSVLALRCDTTSIQALLCAQVYFISTMSLRHASSVSGLISKSIFQSGMHRCPVRYEHLSPDERSMRKRIFWSFYVLDRFVSQSLGHPNGIQDSDIDVCPPGQRDLHEPVMKSGLSPGSADDTTLHLPSNHPGRVATPSAGKIQGRDPSTETETEPEQEDQEQDPGGAAAAQTPAGDELRRSAAIVRHRRETQAVLENHVRHSKLVGRVLEVFHKSIHARHLDNQTVLFLKADVSAFGNDLTQPRLGRVASDMASLTPDPTVFPFISYHYTVLLLNRPSLSLESGRAEFQEALQTCIAAAKVIIQTIRQYAEHGGPLFWPGYMSAVWMSGLVLALAARLKLYNKSKAKSAVHVALELLTTMTSRWAMARHCKEVLSILVERIDVEAKGHKRGQRQTNLVDDTAETHEGGSDLGRGSEQQQQHHGIESPLKRRRTTGYKPDSRNSFRESPAPMSPRVNPSQTQPPVSIPRRQAFINARAHESRRSHVQNIHSQQCSTDNPQSVRADEPQSTFYRQPEANQFVTPPIMNAYGNNTASMGPYFAPIPITFPDRQRDMYNQYVDQFDGADNFFDMFDGATWGSLLDVVNSTGGSTNQ, from the exons ATGGCACCCGAAATAGGGAGCTTGAGAGCCCTTGCGAATGGAGAAAGCCAGTTTGTTGGCAGCTCTTCCGGCGTGTATTTCATCAACACCGTCAAGCGAGCCTTCGCCACGCCGGACGCCACGGCGGCAGACGCAAACCAGCATGCCACGGCGGCAGACGCAAACCAGCATGCCACGGGGGCCGAGCCGTCTGACGATCCCTCTCCAGAGGACTGCATTGTTGGAGGCGGGGAGGACGCAGATATCACGGCCCCTGGTTCAAGGCCGGAGCATGAGGAAACCACCAGGACATCCGCGCAGTCAGATGACCATGTATCATCCCCATTCTCTTCTACGGGGAGAGACTTCATGGATGGCATGAACAACCTCCCCGACTACTCCGTGGCAAGAGAACTCGTCTTAGCATACTTCCGCATCTGGCATCCTCTGGTGCCTTTTCTGCAGGGCCCTGAGTGTCTAGCCGAGCTAGAGAGTCTTTATCGCTTAAACTCGCATCCTGGCAGTCACAGGTCAAGCTCGGTCAGCCTACTCGTCACATTCAGATGCATCTTCAACATTGCACGCCTCGAGAAAGATGGCCCTGTCGACATGGGCTCTACAGCAATACGCTCTCCGTCAGATCTCTTGCCTGTGCTTAGCGTTTTGGCTCTACGATGTGACACGACCTCTATTCAGGCACTGCTCTGCGCCCAAGTCTACTTTATATCCACAATGTCACTCCGCCATGCCTCGTCTGTAAGCGGCTTGATATCCAAGTCGATCTTCCAGTCGGGCATGCACCGTTGTCCTGTCCGGTACGAGCATCTGTCTCCGGACGAACGATCAATGCGGAAACGCATATTCTGGAGTTTTTACGTCCTTGACCGCTTCGTCAGCCAATCACTTGGACATCCAAACGGGATCCAGGACTCCGATATTGATGTGTGTCCACCGGGACAGCGGGATCTTCACGAGCCAGTTATGAAATCAGGTTTGTCGCCAGGAAGCGCGGACGACACCACGCTGCACCTCCCGTCCAACCACCCCGGCAGAGTAGCAACACCTTCTGCTGGGAAGATACAAGGCAGAGACCCCTCGACAGAAACAGAAACAGAACCAGaacaagaagaccaagaacaagaccctggcggcgccgccgccgcccaaaCTCCTGCCGGCGATGAGTTAAGAAGATCGGCCGCCATTGTTCGACATCGCAGGGAGACACAGGCCGTCTTGGAAAACCACGTGCGGCACTCCAAGCTGGTAGGGAGGGTTCTCGAGGTCTTTCATAAATCGATCCACGCGCGACATCTCGACAACCAGACAGTTCTCTTTCTCAAGGCCGACGTCTCTGCTTTTGGTAATGACCTAACACAGCCACGTCTCGGTCGGGTCGCCTCCGACATGGCGTCACTAACACCCGACCCTACCGTGTTCCCCTTCATCTCCTACCACTACACAGTCCTTCTCCTCAACCgcccttctctctccctggAATCGGGACGTGCCGAGTTCCAAGAGGCTCTACAGACGTGTATTGCCGCTGCAAAGGTCATCATCCAAACGATCCGGCAGTACGCCGAGCACGGAGGCCCGCTATTCTGGCCGGGTTACATGTCGGCCGTCTGGATGAGCGGGCTTGTGCTGGCTCTCGCAGCTCGGCTTAAGCTGTACAACAAGTCCAAGGCCAAATC GGCTGTTCATGTAGCCCTCGAGCTATTGACAACCATGACCAGTCGATGGGCCATGGCACGACACTGCAAGGAAGTCCTTTCGATATTGGTCGAAAGGATTGATGTCGAGGCAAAGGGACACAAGCGAGGTCAAAGGCAAACGAACTTGGTGGACGACACGGCAGAAACGCACGAGGGAGGCAGCGATCTTGGCCGTGGTTccgaacaacaacaacaacatcacgGCATCGAAAGTCCCTTGAAACGAAGGAGAACCACCGGATACAAACCTGATTCTCGCAACTCTTTCCGCGAAAGCCCTGCGCCGATGTCTCCTCGAGTCAACCCGAGTCAAACCCAACCCCCTGTCTCAATTCCGAGAAGGCAAGCCTTTATCAATGCCAGGGCTCACGAGAGCCGACGCAGTCATGTCCAAAACATTCATTCGCAGCAGTGCAGTACAGACAATCCGCAAAGCGTACGGGCAGATGAACCCCAGTCCACCTTCTACCGCCAACCAGAAGCCAACCAGTTCGTTACTCCACCGATTATGAACGCCTATGGCAACAACACAGCATCCATGGGCCCTTACTTTGCACCAATACCAATCACGTTTCCAGACCGTCAAAGAGATATGTACAACCAGTATGTTGATCAGTTCGATGGGGCCGAcaacttcttcgacatgTTTGATGGAGCCACATGGGGTTCTCTGTTAGATGTCGTCAACAGCACAGGTGGGAGCACAAATCAGTAA
- a CDS encoding Putative zn(2)-C6 fungal-type DNA-binding domain superfamily, which yields MSRVQSPEAQVQWREVRSFLRQDRLQDTITHIRRPKCAQCGINNVACQWPEQRKRGPPKHYITTMEKRLMETENVLCALLNQVSEEQLAAAFPCQAAGYPAPQAGGKDFELVKSRQFGPVHWGHYPLDSAQHVRRWWKARSSMVQSQSVDGATEDNQAAPDSRDGSYDDDFEPTEEDVVVEGGIEPTVVSRRDGRLSQAMNEDDGREAPASTMANPSPMRQDSVVRVPSSRDVSLVNACTAVEPREPESYESAFLW from the exons ATGTCTCGCGTGCAGAGCCCGGAAGCACAAG TGCAGTGGAGAGAGGTTCGTTCGTTCCTACGACAAGACCGGCTTCAAGACACTATTACTCACATCCGTAGGCCAAAGTGCGCGCAATGCGGCATCAATAACGTGGCATGCCAATGGCCGGAGCAACGGAAACG TGGGCCTCCGAAGCACTACATCACGACGATGGAGAAGCGTCTAATGGAGACAGAAAATGTCCTTTGCGCATTGCTGAACCAAGTGTCGGAGGAACAGCTTGCTGCAGCTTTCCCCTGTCAAGCAGCCGGCTACCCAGCGccccaggccggcggcaaggatTTCGAGCTGGTCAAGAGCCGACAGTTTGGCCCTGTTCACTGGGGACACTACCCACTCGACTCAGCGCAACACGTCAGACGCTGGTGGAAAGCCCGATCTTCAATGGTTCAATCTCAGTCCGTTGATGGTGCCACGGAGGACAACCAAGCTGCGCCTGATAGCCGGGATGGGAGTTACGACGATGATTTCGAGCCGACAGAAGAGGACGTGGTTGTTGAAGGCGGCATAGAACCTACTGTTGTTAGTCGGAGGGACGGTCGACTCTCGCAAGCTATGAacgaggatgatggccgagaagctccaGCGAGCACGATGGCAAACCCAAGTCCCATGAGACAAGACTCGGTGGTGCGGGTTCCCAGTAGTCGCGATGTAAGCCTGGTAAATGCGTGCACTGCTGTCGAACCAAGAGAGCCTGAGAGCTACGAGAGCGCGTTTCTTTGGTAG